A single region of the Chryseobacterium culicis genome encodes:
- a CDS encoding sugar phosphate nucleotidyltransferase, with product MSSKKTLLILAGGLGSRYKGLKQIDGVLGNGSPILEYSIFDALEAGFQKVVIIVNKLIPQNYMERLNAISKSKNFELHWVYQEIDSIPISLEGFDYPDREKPWGTAHAVLCAKYSIQEPFVMINADDFYGKEAYQLAAHEINHHHISDTQLGMIAYPVGTTLSGNGAVARGICTLDSENNLIKVVEQTSIQRINNSIVYIENGENIKLVPDTLVSMNFFIFHPHIFCYLEAYFYDFIESDPLPSQEFYIPSAVQRMMDENRVKVKVKASPSQWMGVTYADDKKEIIDFLTSEINNNRYPEDLWS from the coding sequence ATGAGTTCTAAGAAAACATTACTCATATTAGCAGGCGGATTAGGCAGCAGATATAAAGGTCTCAAACAGATAGATGGAGTACTCGGTAACGGTTCGCCGATTTTGGAGTATTCTATCTTTGACGCATTGGAGGCTGGTTTCCAGAAAGTAGTCATTATCGTCAACAAGCTTATTCCTCAAAATTATATGGAAAGACTCAATGCCATTTCAAAGAGTAAAAATTTTGAACTGCATTGGGTATATCAGGAAATAGACAGCATTCCTATTTCATTGGAAGGTTTTGATTATCCTGACCGAGAAAAACCATGGGGAACTGCTCATGCTGTTCTTTGTGCCAAATATTCGATACAGGAGCCTTTCGTGATGATCAATGCAGATGATTTTTATGGAAAAGAAGCCTATCAGCTGGCGGCTCATGAAATTAACCATCATCATATTTCAGATACCCAGTTGGGAATGATTGCTTATCCTGTAGGTACAACATTGAGTGGAAACGGAGCTGTAGCCAGAGGAATATGTACGCTGGATTCAGAAAATAATCTGATTAAAGTAGTGGAACAAACATCTATTCAAAGAATAAACAACTCCATCGTTTACATTGAAAACGGAGAAAATATAAAATTGGTTCCTGACACCTTAGTATCCATGAACTTTTTTATTTTCCATCCTCATATTTTCTGCTATCTGGAGGCTTATTTCTATGATTTCATCGAATCTGATCCCTTACCGAGTCAGGAGTTTTATATTCCTTCTGCCGTACAGAGAATGATGGATGAAAACAGAGTAAAAGTAAAGGTAAAAGCCTCTCCTTCTCAATGGATGGGAGTTACCTATGCTGATGATAAAAAGGAAATTATAGATTTTCTGACTTCAGAGATCAACAACAACAGATACCCGGAAGATTTATGGAGCTAA
- the queA gene encoding tRNA preQ1(34) S-adenosylmethionine ribosyltransferase-isomerase QueA — MKTSDFNFDLPAELLAEHPSEHRDEARLMVLDRKTQTIEHKLFKDVVDYFDEEDLFIFNNTKVFPARLYGNKEKTGAKIEVFLLRELDKETRVWDVLVDPARKIRIGNKLFFTEDESLVAEVIDNTTSRGRTLRFLFDGSYDEFRTKLKELGETPLPKYIKRAVEPEDAERYQTIYAKVEGAVAAPTAGLHFSKHLMKRLEIKGINFAEVTLHVGLGTFNPIEVEDLSKHKMESEEIIIDEKNAAIINKAVETHRRVCAVGTTTMRALETSVSSNKKISAFNGWTNKFIYPPHDFGVANSMITNFHTPKSTLIMMIAAFAGRDFIMHAYEEAVKEKYKFYSYGDAMLIL; from the coding sequence ATGAAAACATCAGATTTTAATTTTGATCTTCCTGCGGAATTATTAGCAGAACACCCATCAGAGCACAGAGACGAAGCTAGATTAATGGTACTTGATAGAAAAACACAAACTATCGAGCACAAATTATTCAAAGATGTAGTGGATTATTTTGATGAAGAAGATTTGTTCATCTTCAACAATACTAAAGTTTTCCCTGCACGTCTTTACGGAAATAAAGAAAAAACAGGTGCTAAGATTGAAGTTTTCTTATTAAGAGAACTTGATAAAGAAACCAGAGTTTGGGACGTTTTGGTAGATCCTGCAAGAAAAATCAGAATTGGTAACAAATTATTCTTCACAGAAGATGAGTCTTTGGTAGCTGAAGTTATTGATAACACGACTTCAAGAGGAAGAACGTTAAGATTCTTATTCGACGGTTCTTACGACGAATTCAGAACGAAACTGAAAGAATTGGGAGAAACTCCGCTTCCAAAATATATCAAAAGAGCAGTAGAGCCGGAAGATGCAGAAAGATATCAGACGATCTATGCAAAAGTAGAAGGAGCGGTGGCTGCACCTACAGCGGGTCTTCACTTCTCTAAACATTTGATGAAGAGATTAGAGATTAAAGGAATTAATTTTGCTGAAGTTACCCTTCACGTAGGATTAGGAACATTCAACCCAATTGAGGTAGAAGATCTTTCTAAGCACAAAATGGAGTCTGAAGAAATCATCATTGATGAGAAAAATGCTGCGATTATCAACAAAGCAGTAGAAACTCACAGAAGAGTTTGTGCAGTAGGAACTACTACCATGAGAGCATTGGAAACTTCTGTTTCTTCAAACAAAAAAATCTCTGCTTTCAATGGATGGACTAATAAATTCATTTATCCACCTCATGATTTCGGAGTTGCTAACTCAATGATCACCAACTTCCACACACCGAAGTCTACTTTGATTATGATGATTGCTGCATTTGCAGGAAGAGATTTCATCATGCATGCTTATGAAGAAGCCGTAAAAGAAAAGTATAAATTCTATTCTTACGGTGATGCAATGTTAATTCTATAA
- a CDS encoding Gfo/Idh/MocA family protein has translation MDNSNSRRNFLKTAALASFGALVLPNSLFAYSNDFKTDKKVRVGFIGVGLRGQEHVKLLAKRNDVEIVAFADPEKRMLAASQKILKDNNKPAAQEFSNGEYDYRNLLKLKSIDAVVIATPWEWHLTQGVEAMRAKKIVGMEVSGAIKLQDCWEFVKVYEETKVPIFMMENVCYRRDIMAILNMVRKGMFGELVHGRGGYQHDLRGVLFNDGVNPYNSGAEFGEKGFSEAKWRTEHYVKRNGELYPTHGLGPVAMMMDINRGNRLTRLSSFSSKAIGLHKYVVEHPKGGENHPSAKVKFNQGDVVTTQIACANGETILLTHDTSLQRPYDLGFRVQGTEGLWQDFGWGDFNQGHIYFEKTMNHTHRWDNTEKWMKEYDHPMWKKFENVAAGAGHGGMDFFVMNTFIECIKRNIEFPMDVYDLALWYSITPLSEESIAKGGQVVDIPDFTNGKWKTRKPVFGMTDEF, from the coding sequence ATGGACAATAGCAATTCCCGCAGGAACTTTCTTAAGACAGCAGCTTTAGCAAGCTTTGGGGCACTGGTTTTACCCAATTCTTTATTTGCCTATTCAAATGATTTTAAAACAGATAAAAAAGTCCGCGTCGGTTTTATCGGTGTCGGTCTTCGTGGTCAGGAACATGTAAAATTACTGGCAAAACGTAACGATGTAGAGATTGTAGCCTTTGCAGATCCTGAAAAAAGGATGCTCGCTGCTTCTCAGAAAATCTTAAAAGACAATAATAAACCGGCTGCTCAGGAGTTTTCCAACGGGGAATATGACTATCGAAATCTTTTAAAATTAAAATCAATAGACGCTGTGGTTATTGCGACGCCTTGGGAATGGCATCTTACACAAGGTGTGGAAGCTATGCGCGCTAAAAAAATTGTGGGCATGGAAGTTTCCGGAGCCATAAAGCTTCAGGACTGCTGGGAATTTGTAAAGGTATATGAGGAAACAAAAGTTCCTATCTTCATGATGGAGAATGTATGTTACCGCAGGGATATCATGGCCATTCTGAATATGGTCCGTAAAGGAATGTTTGGGGAACTGGTACATGGAAGAGGTGGCTATCAGCATGATCTGAGAGGTGTTCTTTTCAATGATGGAGTTAATCCATACAATTCCGGTGCTGAATTTGGAGAAAAAGGATTCAGTGAGGCCAAATGGAGAACAGAACATTATGTAAAACGTAACGGAGAGCTTTACCCTACCCATGGATTAGGTCCGGTTGCCATGATGATGGATATCAACAGAGGAAACCGTTTAACAAGACTGTCATCATTCTCATCAAAAGCAATAGGACTTCATAAATATGTTGTTGAACATCCAAAAGGTGGAGAAAACCATCCTAGCGCGAAAGTAAAATTCAATCAGGGAGATGTGGTAACCACACAGATTGCCTGTGCCAACGGAGAAACCATCCTTCTTACGCATGATACAAGTTTACAGAGACCTTATGATCTTGGTTTCAGAGTTCAGGGAACTGAAGGATTGTGGCAGGATTTCGGATGGGGAGATTTCAACCAGGGACATATCTATTTTGAAAAAACAATGAACCATACCCATCGTTGGGACAATACGGAAAAATGGATGAAAGAATATGATCATCCGATGTGGAAGAAATTTGAAAATGTTGCTGCCGGAGCAGGACATGGCGGAATGGACTTTTTTGTCATGAATACGTTTATTGAATGTATCAAACGAAATATAGAATTCCCGATGGATGTGTATGATCTTGCGTTATGGTATTCAATTACCCCATTGAGTGAAGAGTCTATTGCCAAAGGTGGTCAGGTAGTTGATATTCCTGATTTTACCAATGGAAAATGGAAAACCCGTAAACCTGTATTTGGAATGACCGATGAGTTCTAA
- a CDS encoding phosphotransferase enzyme family protein: MELNDIVIEFIGTDNYELSPITDGLINTTYLLEDKDQGKKFILQKINNHVFKQPDVIVNNHLMINEILRSNNYQFQIIEPIPSLTQKLLLEDTNGQPWRMLSFIENSVTFLTAPSLPTAFEAAKTFSYFLTVVNTEQLPALEDALPNFLNFEKRVADYKSSLKNAAPHLREKAKAEIEITNQLLSLPDQWIEMEKNNQIPKRIIHADVKISNILFDQNHSPLAVIDLDTMMISTILYDFGTMIQSYTNTTHEDDGSAQNNFNPEMYEAVKKGFLFYLKEKLTSTESDNLDYAAQVAIYIQELRFLTDYLNGSVYYSTKYPEHNLDRTKNQLELLKGLREYLGV; the protein is encoded by the coding sequence ATGGAGCTAAATGATATTGTTATTGAATTTATCGGCACGGATAATTATGAACTCTCTCCTATTACTGATGGATTGATCAACACAACTTACCTTCTGGAAGATAAGGATCAGGGAAAGAAGTTTATCCTGCAAAAAATTAACAATCATGTGTTCAAACAGCCTGATGTGATCGTCAATAATCATTTAATGATTAATGAAATTCTCAGATCAAATAATTATCAGTTTCAAATTATTGAGCCTATCCCTTCTCTTACCCAGAAACTTCTGTTAGAGGATACAAATGGCCAGCCATGGCGCATGCTAAGTTTCATAGAAAATAGTGTTACTTTTCTTACCGCTCCTTCTTTGCCAACGGCTTTTGAAGCAGCTAAAACCTTCAGTTATTTCCTTACCGTTGTTAATACTGAACAATTACCCGCTCTTGAAGATGCCCTTCCTAACTTCCTCAATTTTGAGAAGAGAGTTGCAGATTATAAAAGTTCACTAAAAAATGCAGCCCCTCATTTAAGAGAAAAAGCAAAGGCTGAAATAGAAATCACCAACCAGCTTCTGTCCTTGCCTGATCAATGGATTGAGATGGAAAAAAACAATCAGATCCCCAAAAGAATCATTCATGCAGATGTAAAAATCAGTAACATTCTCTTTGATCAAAATCACAGTCCGTTAGCTGTAATCGATCTGGATACCATGATGATTTCTACTATTTTGTATGATTTTGGAACGATGATCCAGTCCTACACCAATACAACACATGAAGATGACGGAAGTGCCCAAAACAATTTCAATCCTGAAATGTATGAGGCTGTAAAAAAAGGTTTTTTATTCTATCTCAAGGAAAAACTGACTTCCACAGAATCTGACAACCTTGATTATGCTGCACAAGTCGCTATTTATATTCAGGAGCTTCGTTTTTTAACCGATTATCTGAATGGAAGTGTTTATTATTCTACGAAATACCCTGAGCATAATTTAGACCGGACTAAAAACCAACTGGAGCTGTTGAAAGGATTGAGAGAATATTTGGGAGTTTGA
- the rlmN gene encoding 23S rRNA (adenine(2503)-C(2))-methyltransferase RlmN, with the protein MKDIRTLSLDQLKDYFVSLGEKPFRAKQVYDWLWSKNLHSIDEMTNLSKSLRERISEEYTINPVSVDLLQKSSDGTIKNGVKLHDGLMVESVLIPTETRTTACVSSQVGCSLNCEFCATARLKRMRNLEVAEIVDQVALIDSQSRMYFDRPLSNIVFMGMGEPMMNYKNVVEAIKKITQPEGLGMSPRRITVSTSGIPKMIKMLADDELRVKLALSLHSAIEAKRNEIMPFSDKFPLTDIMEALQYWYQKTGSVITFEYCVWKGINDGDEDIKALIKYCKQVPSKVNLIQYNPIGDGKYDQCNKQAEENYIRQLENAGVTVMVRRSRGGDIDAACGQLANKTTD; encoded by the coding sequence ATGAAAGATATCCGTACATTATCATTAGACCAGCTTAAAGACTACTTCGTATCTTTAGGAGAGAAACCGTTTCGTGCGAAACAGGTCTATGACTGGCTATGGAGTAAAAACCTCCATTCGATTGACGAAATGACGAATCTTTCCAAATCACTGCGTGAGAGAATTTCGGAAGAATATACCATTAACCCTGTTTCCGTAGACCTTCTTCAAAAAAGCTCTGACGGAACCATCAAAAACGGAGTGAAACTTCATGACGGGCTGATGGTGGAATCTGTTCTTATTCCTACAGAAACAAGAACAACAGCCTGTGTATCTTCTCAGGTAGGATGCTCATTAAACTGCGAATTCTGCGCTACAGCAAGACTGAAAAGGATGAGAAACCTTGAAGTAGCTGAGATTGTAGATCAGGTAGCCCTGATTGACAGCCAGAGCAGAATGTATTTCGACAGACCACTTTCCAATATCGTATTTATGGGTATGGGAGAGCCTATGATGAATTACAAAAACGTAGTGGAAGCCATCAAAAAAATTACCCAGCCGGAAGGTTTGGGAATGTCTCCAAGAAGAATTACCGTTTCTACATCCGGTATTCCTAAAATGATCAAAATGCTTGCAGATGATGAATTGCGTGTGAAGCTTGCTTTATCTCTTCACTCTGCTATTGAAGCCAAGCGTAATGAGATCATGCCTTTCTCTGATAAATTCCCGTTAACGGATATTATGGAGGCGCTTCAGTACTGGTATCAAAAGACAGGTTCTGTCATTACTTTTGAATATTGTGTCTGGAAAGGAATCAATGATGGGGATGAAGATATCAAAGCTTTAATCAAATACTGCAAACAGGTGCCTTCAAAAGTAAACCTTATTCAATACAACCCGATCGGGGACGGAAAATATGATCAGTGCAACAAACAGGCAGAGGAAAATTATATCCGACAGCTTGAAAATGCAGGGGTTACTGTGATGGTCAGAAGAAGCCGTGGAGGTGATATTGATGCGGCTTGCGGACAGTTGGCCAACAAAACAACAGATTAA
- a CDS encoding DNA-deoxyinosine glycosylase, which produces MQNRISSFPPIIDSQSDIIILGSIPGVKSLEKQQYYAHPQNKFWKIIFELLNEEFTHDYTQRIETIKKHRIALWDVIDSCERKGSLDSEIKNEEANQIAELLEEHPNVKAIFCNGGKSYKNLQKVLGKNYKRPIFLLPSTSPLHTVSFEKKLEEWKRILEFLG; this is translated from the coding sequence ATGCAAAACCGTATTTCTTCATTTCCACCCATCATTGATTCTCAGTCTGATATTATAATTTTAGGATCAATTCCCGGGGTGAAATCATTGGAAAAGCAGCAATATTATGCTCATCCTCAAAACAAATTCTGGAAAATCATTTTTGAATTGCTGAACGAAGAATTTACTCATGATTATACTCAAAGAATTGAAACGATAAAGAAACATCGTATTGCTCTTTGGGATGTCATTGATTCCTGTGAGAGAAAAGGAAGTCTTGATTCCGAAATCAAAAATGAAGAAGCGAATCAGATTGCTGAACTGTTGGAAGAACATCCGAATGTTAAAGCTATTTTTTGCAATGGAGGAAAATCCTACAAAAATTTACAGAAAGTGCTTGGAAAAAATTATAAACGACCCATCTTTCTATTGCCTTCTACAAGTCCACTCCACACTGTTTCCTTTGAAAAGAAACTGGAAGAATGGAAAAGAATTCTGGAGTTTTTGGGATGA
- a CDS encoding peptidase M61: MNTLIKLFFVMIIFPNIMIAQKTKKNYEYHIDLLHLSNDEVRVSFSPPKNNLKQGKFIIPKLVPGFYQAMNFGQYVSDFTATDKNGKKILTERLDKNSWMVHDLKNVKKISYQVADGWDSLEKNNQEAKSPGTMFKKDSVFVINYNSLVGYFEEMKGNPYQIKVTKNKGFYASSALNYQQKNKNTDIVWAKDYRQLVDSPVLYCVPDTTWIKIGHTEVLVSFYNNKERHYSKIIAREIENILKNQQAYLGGTLPVNKYAFLIYYESSNENGYLGDGLEHSHSTLCLYRAGSMKFLPHALNRVASHEFFHIVTPLNIHSGEIQHYDFLNPVMSKHLWLYEGMTEYATIHMPIKQKMISLEDFEKSLEEKIQGMKEFDNKLSFTEMSKNSMERQDQYMNFYQKGALLGACLDIRLRELSHGKMGTQDLMQMLMKKYGEGKYFNDDHLFDEITKMTYPEIRTFFRDFVEGTQPIPLKEYLEKAGFNYDEATGKVTSFPNPDSKQIALRKAWINQ, translated from the coding sequence ATGAATACTCTTATAAAGCTATTTTTCGTGATGATTATATTCCCTAATATAATGATTGCCCAAAAGACAAAGAAAAATTACGAATACCATATAGATCTGCTTCACCTGTCTAATGATGAAGTCCGGGTTTCATTTTCACCTCCAAAGAATAATCTTAAACAAGGTAAGTTTATTATTCCCAAATTGGTTCCCGGGTTTTATCAGGCTATGAATTTCGGACAGTATGTTTCTGATTTCACGGCCACCGATAAAAACGGAAAAAAAATCTTAACCGAGCGTTTGGATAAAAACAGCTGGATGGTTCATGATCTTAAGAATGTAAAGAAAATATCATATCAGGTAGCTGATGGATGGGATTCTTTGGAAAAGAATAATCAGGAAGCGAAGTCTCCGGGCACGATGTTTAAAAAAGACAGTGTCTTTGTCATCAATTATAATTCTTTGGTGGGATATTTTGAAGAAATGAAAGGTAATCCCTACCAGATTAAGGTTACAAAAAACAAGGGTTTTTATGCTTCTTCTGCTTTAAATTATCAACAGAAAAATAAAAACACCGATATAGTTTGGGCTAAAGATTACCGCCAATTGGTAGATTCTCCTGTTTTATACTGCGTTCCCGATACTACATGGATCAAAATAGGCCATACCGAAGTACTCGTATCATTTTATAACAATAAAGAGCGCCATTATTCAAAAATAATAGCCCGTGAAATAGAGAATATTTTGAAAAATCAGCAAGCCTATCTGGGTGGAACATTACCGGTCAATAAATACGCTTTTCTGATCTATTATGAATCTTCAAATGAAAATGGATATTTGGGAGACGGACTGGAACATTCTCATTCTACCTTGTGTCTGTACCGTGCCGGAAGTATGAAATTTCTTCCCCATGCTTTAAACAGAGTGGCCTCTCATGAATTTTTTCATATTGTTACTCCTCTCAATATTCATTCTGGGGAAATTCAGCATTATGACTTCCTGAACCCTGTCATGTCTAAACATTTGTGGCTATATGAAGGGATGACAGAATATGCGACCATACACATGCCCATCAAACAAAAAATGATCAGCCTGGAAGATTTTGAAAAAAGTTTGGAAGAAAAAATACAGGGCATGAAGGAGTTTGACAATAAACTGTCCTTTACGGAAATGAGTAAAAACTCAATGGAAAGACAGGACCAGTATATGAATTTCTATCAGAAAGGAGCATTGCTCGGAGCATGTCTGGATATAAGACTAAGAGAACTTTCTCATGGAAAAATGGGAACCCAGGATCTGATGCAGATGCTTATGAAAAAATATGGTGAAGGTAAATATTTCAATGATGATCATCTTTTTGATGAGATTACCAAAATGACTTATCCTGAAATACGCACTTTCTTCAGAGATTTTGTAGAAGGTACCCAACCTATTCCATTGAAAGAATATCTGGAAAAAGCAGGTTTTAATTATGATGAAGCTACCGGAAAAGTAACCTCTTTCCCCAATCCGGATTCAAAGCAAATTGCACTAAGAAAAGCCTGGATCAATCAATAG
- a CDS encoding sterol desaturase family protein, whose product MMDFLMSEDGLENVYAWAIPLHATVILAEMIYSHVSEAKLYSGKDLATNVYLALMNFGLDLIMKAFAMGVMFFFYNHRLFSWDLSVWYLLACFIITDFAYYVLHYVDHRSRAFWAVHITHHSSEYFNLTTGFRSPVLQPLYRYLYFSPLAFLGFNPWHIMVAYAIGQVYGTWVHTQTVKKMGFLEYILVTPSHHRVHHACNVKYLDKNMGMCLIIWDKIFGTFQKEDPNIPVKYGIYPKMPDNRPDTVLFYEWRKIWKDLKQPGLKFTDRINYIFNSPGWRHDGTGKTVKQYQKEYFAKQAKKKEQQLNQKEQKSA is encoded by the coding sequence ATGATGGATTTTCTAATGAGCGAGGATGGGCTGGAAAATGTGTATGCATGGGCTATCCCGCTGCACGCTACTGTTATTTTAGCTGAAATGATTTACAGTCATGTTTCAGAAGCTAAGCTCTATAGTGGAAAAGATCTGGCTACCAATGTTTATCTGGCATTGATGAATTTTGGTCTTGACCTTATCATGAAAGCATTTGCCATGGGCGTAATGTTTTTCTTTTACAATCACAGACTTTTTTCATGGGATCTTAGTGTATGGTATCTGCTGGCATGCTTTATCATTACAGATTTTGCCTATTATGTGCTGCATTATGTGGATCACCGTTCCAGAGCATTCTGGGCAGTGCATATCACGCACCACAGTTCAGAATATTTCAATCTTACCACAGGATTCAGAAGCCCTGTACTACAGCCGCTTTACAGATATTTGTATTTTTCACCACTCGCTTTTTTAGGATTTAATCCATGGCATATTATGGTGGCATACGCTATCGGGCAGGTGTATGGGACATGGGTGCATACGCAGACCGTGAAGAAAATGGGATTTTTAGAATATATCCTGGTGACTCCTTCTCACCATCGTGTACATCATGCATGCAATGTAAAATACCTGGATAAAAATATGGGGATGTGTCTGATTATTTGGGATAAAATTTTCGGAACCTTTCAGAAAGAAGATCCCAATATTCCTGTAAAATACGGAATCTATCCTAAAATGCCTGATAACAGACCGGATACAGTTCTTTTTTATGAATGGAGAAAAATCTGGAAAGATCTGAAACAGCCGGGATTAAAATTCACAGACAGAATTAATTATATTTTCAATTCACCGGGATGGAGACATGACGGGACCGGAAAAACAGTAAAGCAATACCAGAAAGAGTATTTTGCAAAACAGGCTAAAAAGAAAGAACAACAGCTAAATCAGAAAGAGCAGAAATCTGCTTAA
- a CDS encoding AIM24 family protein, whose product MSKYSIEAFINETKENPQQRDYFELETKHLLEINLNNQAVWTKKGSMVSYVGNINFERQGMLAGGIGNLLKKAISGEGSKLMKAEGTGKLYVADSGKKVRILYLNNESVCVNGNDVLAHEQSVKSDITMLKSIAGMMSGGLFQVKLSGTGHIAITTHGDPLTLLVTPDTPVFTDPNATVAWSGNLSPELKTNVSLKSLIGRGSGEEFQMKFSGHGWVLIQPYEEVYYMEK is encoded by the coding sequence ATGAGTAAATATTCAATAGAAGCATTTATCAACGAGACAAAAGAGAATCCGCAGCAAAGAGATTATTTTGAACTGGAAACAAAACATCTTCTTGAAATCAACCTTAATAACCAGGCGGTATGGACAAAAAAGGGAAGTATGGTAAGTTATGTGGGTAATATCAATTTTGAAAGACAAGGAATGCTAGCTGGAGGAATTGGAAATCTTTTGAAAAAAGCAATCAGTGGTGAAGGAAGCAAGCTCATGAAAGCAGAAGGAACCGGAAAATTATATGTAGCCGATTCCGGAAAGAAAGTCCGTATTCTTTATCTGAATAATGAATCAGTTTGTGTAAATGGAAATGACGTTCTTGCCCACGAACAAAGCGTAAAAAGTGATATCACCATGCTGAAAAGTATTGCAGGAATGATGTCCGGAGGACTTTTCCAGGTAAAGCTTTCAGGAACAGGTCATATTGCCATTACCACTCATGGAGATCCGCTGACTTTATTGGTAACTCCTGATACCCCAGTCTTCACTGATCCTAATGCCACTGTTGCATGGTCCGGAAATCTAAGCCCGGAACTGAAAACCAACGTTTCTCTCAAAAGTCTTATTGGCAGAGGAAGCGGAGAAGAATTCCAGATGAAATTTTCAGGACACGGATGGGTACTGATTCAGCCTTATGAAGAGGTGTATTATATGGAAAAATAA